The Lactobacillus sp. CBA3605 genome contains a region encoding:
- a CDS encoding carbamoyl phosphate synthase small subunit, translated as MADRYLILEDGSAYLGEGFGSPAVSTGEIVLNTSMTGYQEIITNQIYHNQIIAFTQPTIGSYGINHDSYESILPTVKGVVVRDVASISTNRQRRWSLDQYLKQQNIPGISHIDTRHLAKQLRASGPMKASIVDVADAHAFDQLGATVLTNQQVAAVATPKPFPNPGTGLNVVVVDFGLKHGILRELSKRACNVTVLPYTATMEEIINLDPDGVILSTGPGKPQDLPDSVLTMIKNVQTRVPLFAIGLGHELFAMANGAKIMKLSPEHHGANHPIREVITNQIIYASQGQGFTVNPETVDRDKLITTFVDLIDGTIQGLRYRDFPAFSVQFFPDGAPGPTDARDIFDEFVESMQQARGPVW; from the coding sequence ATGGCAGACCGCTATTTGATTCTTGAAGACGGCAGTGCCTATCTTGGTGAGGGTTTTGGATCACCAGCGGTTTCTACCGGTGAAATTGTGCTAAACACTAGCATGACGGGCTATCAAGAAATTATTACAAATCAAATTTATCATAATCAAATTATTGCCTTTACCCAGCCAACGATTGGGAGCTATGGGATTAATCACGATAGTTATGAATCGATTTTGCCCACGGTTAAAGGCGTGGTGGTGCGTGATGTAGCAAGCATTTCAACCAATCGTCAGCGCCGCTGGTCACTTGATCAGTATTTAAAGCAGCAAAACATTCCAGGAATTAGTCATATTGACACACGGCATCTTGCCAAGCAATTGCGCGCGAGTGGCCCTATGAAAGCCAGTATTGTGGATGTTGCGGATGCTCATGCCTTTGATCAATTGGGCGCCACCGTTTTAACTAATCAGCAAGTTGCTGCTGTCGCGACCCCAAAGCCATTTCCTAATCCCGGAACCGGGCTAAATGTGGTGGTCGTTGATTTCGGGTTGAAACATGGTATTTTACGGGAGTTAAGCAAGCGTGCTTGCAATGTCACCGTTTTACCGTATACGGCTACGATGGAGGAAATCATTAATTTAGATCCCGATGGGGTCATTTTATCGACCGGCCCAGGGAAACCGCAAGACTTACCAGATAGTGTCTTAACGATGATTAAGAATGTCCAGACCCGGGTGCCGTTATTTGCTATTGGCTTAGGTCATGAATTATTTGCGATGGCTAACGGCGCTAAAATTATGAAGCTTTCACCAGAACATCACGGTGCCAACCATCCGATTCGCGAAGTGATTACGAATCAAATTATTTATGCATCGCAAGGTCAAGGTTTTACAGTTAATCCAGAAACTGTGGATCGTGACAAATTAATTACGACGTTTGTGGATTTGATTGATGGGACGATTCAAGGGTTACGTTATCGTGACTTCCCAGCATTTTCGGTACAGTTCTTTCCGGATGGTGCGCCAGGTCCAACTGATGCGCGTGATATCTTTGATGAATTTGTCGAATCAATGCAGCAAGCAAGGGGGCCGGTCTGGTGA
- a CDS encoding ATP-grasp domain-containing protein, with the protein MNIDSQTLQKVLIIGAGHNDIGREGQHDAAVTQIGQAIHKLGIAVILVDNNPFSVAAENNFADKVYLEPLTVAALTKIIEAEQPTGLIASLGGIQGVNLVQGLIRNNVLKNNQVRLLQWDTETIDMVVNPALMSNRLRALGQPVIASQVVASQVEADQVVKAVGFPVIVKAVAPRIETSRQLCEDEDDLAVALSHGFKLSAVKQCIVEQSIVGYKELEFVGMRDVKDTALLVSGMENFDPVGIHSADSIIFVPTQTITDQEYQQFRSATLKIMRALHLVGACHIQFALDPTTQHYYVIKVTPYFDRTMALAARATGYPIAMIAASLMVGVSLAEVKLPANYRKQTALIEPVLDHIVCRIPVWPFNVLKKVSHQLDTVMESTGSVIGIGRSTEEALLKGLRSTDESRYHVIANRPQNYSEGELIQRLIHPQAGRMLVLLEALNRGYQIDELAELTKIDAFYFYKLRHIIEIEEALRAHPLDVHALGRAKYFGFTDEDAAAAWNVEPSKVSHFAIENEIQPTFKEVEPTAGEFTEQTNTYYSTYEFDNESQPIAERSALVIGSGANRIGTNHANDYLISQLLFYLKKADYRPILINANPNSVAMTPQLATKRYIEPKQVSDILNVLAIEKPSVIFTTYHDYRLGQQLTQLGYHVIQINNSLPREQIKTNDSPAVEVITDGESVMIFGISEIIAGNNLRTNVHGAISVFPIQDKAENQAIDALRDEIKRRVLTFGVPGLYTVRLTIIDEALRLATVEPMSLATIALISKASGSSVPRLLLHVKLGEPLADVMYDYPDITHLKTVFVQANTFPYNQLQIYDEAEITGEPGHATGTVIAHGETLKAALAALNAGNESTDF; encoded by the coding sequence GTGAATATAGACAGTCAAACATTACAAAAGGTTTTAATTATCGGCGCCGGCCATAATGACATCGGTCGTGAGGGCCAGCATGATGCGGCGGTTACTCAAATTGGACAAGCCATTCATAAACTGGGGATTGCGGTTATTCTAGTCGATAACAATCCATTTTCAGTGGCTGCGGAAAATAACTTTGCGGACAAAGTTTATCTGGAACCATTAACAGTTGCGGCCTTAACTAAGATTATTGAAGCTGAGCAACCAACCGGCCTTATTGCATCGTTAGGCGGCATTCAAGGCGTCAATTTAGTGCAAGGGTTGATTCGTAATAATGTTTTAAAAAATAATCAAGTTCGATTATTACAGTGGGATACTGAAACCATTGATATGGTGGTTAATCCAGCGCTAATGAGCAATCGGTTACGAGCCTTAGGTCAACCGGTGATTGCGTCACAGGTTGTGGCAAGTCAAGTCGAGGCTGACCAAGTGGTTAAAGCTGTGGGGTTCCCAGTGATTGTAAAAGCGGTTGCGCCCCGCATCGAAACTAGTCGGCAATTGTGTGAGGATGAAGATGATTTAGCAGTAGCATTATCACATGGGTTTAAACTCTCGGCGGTTAAGCAATGTATTGTGGAACAAAGTATCGTGGGCTATAAAGAACTTGAATTTGTTGGCATGCGCGATGTGAAAGATACTGCGTTACTAGTCAGTGGTATGGAAAATTTTGATCCGGTTGGGATTCATTCCGCTGATTCCATTATTTTTGTCCCGACCCAAACGATTACCGATCAGGAGTATCAGCAATTTCGATCAGCAACGTTAAAAATTATGCGGGCGTTACATTTAGTTGGTGCTTGTCATATTCAGTTTGCGTTAGATCCGACGACCCAACACTATTATGTGATTAAAGTGACCCCTTATTTTGATCGCACCATGGCGTTAGCTGCGCGGGCAACCGGTTATCCGATTGCGATGATTGCTGCGAGTTTAATGGTGGGGGTTAGTTTGGCAGAAGTTAAATTACCGGCTAATTATCGGAAGCAGACTGCTTTAATTGAACCGGTTCTCGATCACATTGTTTGCCGGATTCCAGTCTGGCCGTTTAACGTGTTAAAAAAGGTCAGTCACCAATTAGATACGGTTATGGAGTCGACGGGGTCAGTGATTGGGATTGGCCGTTCCACGGAAGAAGCGCTATTAAAAGGGTTACGTTCGACCGATGAGTCACGTTATCACGTCATCGCCAACCGACCACAGAATTATTCTGAAGGTGAATTAATTCAGCGTTTGATTCATCCGCAAGCCGGACGCATGTTAGTTTTATTGGAAGCTCTCAATCGAGGGTATCAAATTGACGAATTAGCTGAATTGACGAAGATAGATGCGTTTTACTTTTATAAATTACGTCATATCATCGAAATTGAAGAAGCTTTACGAGCGCATCCGTTAGATGTACATGCGCTGGGGCGTGCCAAGTATTTCGGCTTCACGGATGAAGATGCTGCAGCTGCCTGGAATGTTGAACCTAGTAAGGTCAGTCACTTTGCCATCGAGAATGAAATTCAGCCGACGTTTAAAGAAGTTGAACCAACCGCTGGCGAGTTTACTGAACAGACCAATACGTATTATTCAACATATGAGTTCGATAATGAAAGTCAGCCCATTGCTGAACGTAGTGCGCTGGTGATTGGTTCCGGTGCGAATCGTATTGGGACGAATCATGCCAATGACTATCTGATTTCGCAACTATTGTTCTATTTAAAGAAGGCCGATTATCGGCCAATTCTAATTAATGCGAATCCTAATAGTGTGGCGATGACGCCGCAATTAGCGACGAAACGGTATATTGAACCGAAACAGGTTTCAGATATATTGAATGTGTTAGCGATTGAAAAACCAAGTGTCATTTTTACCACGTATCATGATTATCGGTTGGGGCAACAATTAACCCAGCTTGGTTATCACGTGATTCAAATTAATAATAGCTTACCACGTGAACAGATTAAGACTAATGATTCTCCTGCCGTTGAAGTGATTACGGATGGTGAATCAGTCATGATTTTTGGCATTAGTGAGATTATTGCAGGCAATAATCTACGGACCAATGTGCATGGTGCCATCTCGGTTTTTCCAATTCAAGATAAGGCTGAAAATCAGGCGATTGATGCCTTACGTGATGAAATTAAACGGCGGGTACTGACTTTTGGGGTGCCCGGGTTATATACTGTCCGGTTAACGATTATTGATGAAGCGTTGCGCTTGGCGACGGTAGAACCAATGAGTCTAGCGACCATTGCCTTGATTAGTAAGGCCAGCGGCTCGAGTGTACCACGCTTGTTATTACACGTTAAGTTAGGTGAGCCGTTAGCCGATGTGATGTACGATTATCCAGATATAACGCATCTTAAAACGGTTTTTGTGCAAGCCAACACATTTCCTTACAATCAGTTACAAATATATGATGAAGCAGAAATTACAGGTGAGCCAGGGCATGCGACTGGGACGGTAATTGCCCATGGGGAGACGTTAAAAGCAGCATTAGCGGCCTTAAATGCTGGTAATGAAAGTACTGATTTCTAG
- a CDS encoding GDSL-type esterase/lipase family protein, which yields MVKVTAWRQMVANFPNIKAINQAHKQVVQIKQSLGTHRLRLEIANDFGATALVISQLEISLNDRTETLLGRVNGQANFSVPAHQRCWTDWLTLTVQAGDWLKIVTVSPTTSPQTLMQTLDQSRIRLTSAATQRFFGVDAIEIDRRQPAQQLLFFGDSLTNQGYYSAALTQIFTTRFPDQWGVINGGISGNRLLWPGHSTSVWSPSFGAAGLDRLAQLLVEQPVDQLIFMAGLNDLLHPGTGSPVSELPTATEMIAGLLQVEQLAAKTQTKLIRLTVTPFKTSVIDSQAGWTAEKETRRQAINHYLRQFDTTIDVASYVAEPADLAKLAPRFDCGDHIHFSATGGKLVADYIASQLW from the coding sequence ATGGTTAAAGTCACCGCTTGGCGGCAAATGGTAGCAAATTTTCCTAATATTAAGGCGATTAATCAGGCGCATAAGCAAGTCGTTCAGATTAAACAATCGTTAGGGACTCACCGGCTAAGGCTAGAAATTGCCAATGATTTTGGGGCTACGGCTCTAGTTATCTCACAATTGGAAATCAGTTTGAATGATCGGACCGAGACCTTGCTGGGGCGGGTTAATGGTCAGGCCAATTTTTCTGTACCAGCTCATCAGCGCTGCTGGACGGATTGGCTAACGCTGACAGTGCAGGCGGGAGATTGGTTAAAGATAGTCACGGTCTCACCCACAACTAGCCCACAGACATTAATGCAAACTTTGGATCAATCACGGATTAGGCTGACATCGGCAGCGACGCAACGGTTCTTTGGCGTTGATGCGATTGAGATTGACCGCAGACAACCCGCCCAGCAACTCTTGTTTTTTGGTGATTCATTAACCAATCAAGGCTATTATTCAGCGGCGCTGACGCAAATTTTTACAACTCGGTTTCCAGACCAGTGGGGTGTGATTAATGGTGGAATTTCTGGCAATCGACTATTATGGCCAGGACACTCTACTTCAGTGTGGAGTCCTAGTTTTGGTGCGGCTGGGTTAGACCGCTTAGCGCAATTATTAGTTGAACAGCCAGTGGATCAATTGATTTTTATGGCGGGACTGAATGATTTGTTACATCCGGGGACTGGGTCACCGGTATCAGAACTCCCAACTGCCACTGAAATGATTGCAGGTTTATTGCAGGTTGAACAATTAGCAGCAAAAACTCAGACTAAGCTTATTCGGCTAACGGTGACACCATTTAAAACCAGCGTTATTGATAGTCAAGCTGGTTGGACAGCCGAAAAAGAGACACGGCGACAAGCAATCAATCACTATTTACGTCAATTTGACACTACAATTGACGTGGCAAGTTATGTAGCTGAACCAGCAGATTTAGCTAAGTTAGCGCCAAGATTTGATTGTGGCGACCATATTCATTTTTCGGCGACGGGTGGCAAGCTAGTTGCTGATTATATTGCCAGTCAATTGTGGTGA
- a CDS encoding iron chaperone: MSTMLAPKLAVFKSFTTAIPDTIHREQVITVLNWVVTTFPELAPRYAWNQTMFTHHATFIVGFSVAKPHFNIALEKITLDHFAPQINASGDRVTTMLWQVTYGHSVNYSLLQQAIQYNLDTKQTITTFWRPKAN, encoded by the coding sequence ATGTCAACCATGCTAGCGCCAAAATTAGCAGTCTTTAAGTCCTTCACGACCGCCATTCCCGACACAATCCATCGAGAACAAGTCATAACTGTCTTAAACTGGGTCGTCACAACATTCCCAGAACTTGCCCCGCGTTATGCTTGGAATCAAACAATGTTTACCCATCATGCCACATTCATCGTCGGCTTCAGTGTTGCCAAGCCACATTTTAATATTGCTTTGGAAAAGATCACCCTCGACCACTTCGCGCCCCAAATTAATGCTAGCGGTGACCGTGTTACGACCATGCTTTGGCAAGTCACTTATGGTCACTCTGTTAACTATTCGCTACTACAACAAGCTATTCAGTACAATCTTGACACCAAACAAACAATTACCACTTTCTGGCGTCCTAAAGCCAACTAA
- a CDS encoding YfhO family protein, which translates to MQRNVQRAWTVPLTAGMLALMIVSAVLWQQQITPFGDHNLLISDMGTQYLSFFTTYRHALLNHNFQLYSFSQSLGGSMVPTIAYYLMSPFNLIILAFPAAQLPTGITIIIMVKISTIAITTTRFLQSHYQTNRRSAALFGLAFSLCGFVALNYFDLMWLDALIWLPLILKGLDHLLATGHAARFFWWLWISIVTDFYLGYMTCLFVGYYLIYQLVLTKKISFWQTVYQRRYRLLQVLMTGVLSVVSALFLLIPTALGMLQTAKTAQTITNFLPLPQFGLEVFSQLGLGANNYAQRLAHAPTIFCTTFVILLVMTYFVHPQITKRRRQAAGVLLLALLLSMLIQLFNTIWHLFQQPAGFPFRNAFFFSFVLIMLAYETWLAGPRQITWRWQRRLPSLLTVGLIIGWLTNYGLKHPLTSSTLALSLGYVWLTTAAIFLVKRQQALLITGIVMTELGSNLLLSMQTTSFGSQAIYQIAYTTEAKQMQKVSDPDGQLYRVNNTNTLINHAYREKYNNYNDPLLFNFHGINYYSSTLNEQSRLTLQNLGLYSRNARRINSEGLTPVSAMLLGIKYNVFLRHNGHAQTELNSNYLGMGFVIPAQLTQVTLAPNQALANQEQILQNIQASISPYYMATSFEQNAVTTNGHHYQHRLKVKINASGPLYYSDPHQETRYSTFKVNGRPVTPSVNADYQSLLWQLGTYRRGQTVTLQFETSHRQLTTSQQLASLDSATFKAAYDTLKSSAFIPKYHARGLTTTVTGHINNHSNKHWLYVAIPYDTAWQATVNAQPVNTKKIIGGLTALPVKAGQNKIQLQYHVPALKFSSVLSLLGFITFGFWTGYQHYHTKRRQLDQQRFKHYHARK; encoded by the coding sequence ATGCAAAGAAACGTACAGCGTGCATGGACAGTCCCGCTAACAGCGGGGATGCTTGCGCTAATGATTGTCAGTGCCGTCTTATGGCAACAACAAATTACACCATTTGGTGATCATAATTTATTGATTAGTGATATGGGAACACAGTATCTCTCATTTTTCACGACTTATCGCCATGCATTGCTTAATCATAATTTCCAATTATATTCCTTTTCCCAATCTTTGGGTGGGAGCATGGTCCCCACGATTGCTTACTATTTAATGAGCCCGTTTAATTTGATTATTTTAGCGTTCCCAGCTGCACAATTGCCGACTGGTATCACGATTATTATCATGGTCAAAATCAGTACAATTGCGATAACGACCACGCGTTTTTTACAATCGCACTACCAAACCAATCGACGGTCAGCCGCCTTATTTGGGTTGGCCTTTAGCTTATGCGGTTTCGTGGCCTTGAATTATTTTGACCTGATGTGGCTAGATGCCCTCATTTGGTTGCCTTTAATTCTTAAAGGTCTCGATCATTTACTCGCCACTGGTCATGCCGCCCGTTTTTTTTGGTGGCTATGGATCAGTATTGTCACTGACTTCTACTTGGGATACATGACTTGTCTCTTTGTGGGCTACTATCTCATCTATCAATTAGTCCTAACTAAAAAGATCAGCTTTTGGCAAACTGTTTACCAACGCCGATATCGACTACTACAAGTCTTAATGACCGGGGTACTAAGTGTGGTTAGCGCGTTGTTTTTGTTGATTCCAACTGCACTAGGGATGCTCCAAACTGCGAAGACCGCGCAAACTATCACAAATTTTTTGCCCTTACCCCAATTTGGACTCGAAGTTTTTAGCCAGTTAGGGTTAGGTGCTAATAACTATGCCCAACGCCTAGCACATGCGCCGACCATTTTTTGTACGACTTTCGTCATCTTGTTGGTGATGACTTATTTTGTTCATCCACAAATTACGAAACGCCGGCGTCAAGCGGCTGGCGTTTTATTACTGGCGCTATTGCTAAGTATGCTCATTCAACTATTTAATACCATTTGGCATCTGTTTCAGCAACCAGCTGGTTTTCCATTCCGGAATGCCTTCTTCTTTAGTTTTGTTTTAATTATGTTAGCCTATGAGACTTGGTTAGCTGGCCCCCGGCAAATCACCTGGCGCTGGCAACGGCGACTCCCTAGTCTTTTAACCGTTGGCCTTATCATTGGCTGGTTAACTAATTATGGGCTTAAACACCCTCTTACCAGTTCAACCTTAGCCTTAAGTCTAGGCTATGTGTGGCTTACAACGGCCGCCATCTTTCTTGTCAAACGACAACAAGCACTCTTAATCACAGGCATCGTAATGACTGAGTTAGGCAGCAACCTACTATTAAGTATGCAAACAACTTCATTCGGTAGTCAGGCCATCTATCAAATAGCCTACACGACGGAAGCAAAACAGATGCAAAAAGTCAGTGACCCTGATGGACAACTTTATCGGGTTAATAATACAAATACCCTCATTAATCATGCTTATCGTGAAAAATATAATAATTATAATGATCCATTACTGTTTAACTTTCACGGCATCAATTATTATAGTTCAACTTTAAATGAACAATCTCGCCTAACCTTGCAGAACCTAGGTCTCTATAGTCGCAATGCCCGCCGGATTAATTCGGAAGGGTTAACGCCAGTCAGTGCCATGCTATTGGGCATTAAATACAATGTCTTTCTGCGGCATAACGGGCATGCACAAACCGAACTCAACTCTAATTATCTGGGAATGGGATTTGTTATTCCAGCACAACTCACTCAGGTAACGTTAGCACCTAATCAAGCCCTCGCTAATCAAGAGCAGATTTTACAAAATATTCAGGCTAGCATTTCGCCGTACTACATGGCAACGTCTTTCGAACAAAATGCAGTAACCACGAATGGACATCACTATCAGCATCGGTTGAAAGTAAAGATTAATGCCAGTGGCCCCCTGTATTACAGTGATCCGCACCAAGAGACCCGCTATTCAACATTTAAAGTTAATGGCCGGCCAGTGACACCTAGCGTCAATGCTGATTATCAAAGCTTGTTATGGCAGTTAGGGACTTATCGCCGTGGTCAAACGGTCACCTTACAATTTGAGACCAGTCATCGGCAATTAACGACTAGCCAACAGCTTGCCAGTCTGGATAGCGCCACTTTCAAAGCCGCTTATGACACGCTTAAATCAAGCGCCTTTATTCCGAAGTATCATGCGCGTGGCTTGACTACTACCGTCACTGGACACATTAATAACCACAGTAATAAGCATTGGTTATACGTTGCTATTCCGTATGATACGGCTTGGCAGGCCACGGTTAATGCCCAACCGGTTAATACTAAAAAAATCATCGGTGGCTTAACTGCACTGCCAGTTAAGGCTGGTCAAAATAAGATTCAGTTGCAGTATCATGTCCCGGCATTAAAATTTAGTAGTGTGCTCTCACTACTAGGTTTCATAACCTTTGGTTTTTGGACGGGATATCAACACTACCATACGAAACGACGACAACTTGACCAGCAACGTTTTAAACACTACCATGCACGTAAATAG
- a CDS encoding glycosyltransferase family 2 protein, which translates to MKQPRLTIVVPCYNEEAVLPKSSAVLGEIVTQLVQAQQINQDSQVLFVDDGSADKTWQLIRQFEAQNKVFSGLKFSRNFGHQNALMAGMKVAGKFSDAVVTIDADLQDDPNLIPEMVARFKAGNEVVLGVRNDRTSDSHFKRWTAETFYRLMRHIGVQLVPDHADFRLLSQRAVATLMRYHETNLFLRGIVPQLGLKTSKLYYRRKPRLAGESKYPFKKMMAFAIDGITSFSVAPIKAIMTLGLFVIGISLLMLIYATVRFFTGNVIDGWTSLMMSLWFLGGIQLIGISIIGEYIGKIFAEVKHRPRYIIETDDYSAAQQPALFTKHQQYND; encoded by the coding sequence ATGAAGCAGCCACGGTTAACCATTGTGGTACCATGCTATAATGAAGAAGCCGTTTTACCAAAGTCGTCCGCCGTGTTGGGTGAAATTGTGACCCAATTGGTTCAAGCGCAACAAATCAATCAAGATAGCCAGGTGCTTTTTGTTGATGATGGTAGTGCGGACAAAACGTGGCAATTAATTCGCCAGTTTGAGGCGCAGAATAAAGTTTTCAGTGGCTTGAAATTTAGTCGCAACTTTGGTCATCAAAATGCGTTAATGGCGGGTATGAAAGTCGCTGGCAAATTTTCGGATGCGGTAGTGACGATTGATGCGGATTTACAAGATGATCCAAATCTAATTCCCGAAATGGTCGCTCGTTTTAAAGCAGGCAATGAAGTGGTTTTAGGGGTCCGCAACGACCGGACGAGTGATTCACACTTTAAACGTTGGACTGCAGAAACATTCTATCGCTTGATGCGGCATATCGGCGTTCAATTAGTGCCAGATCATGCAGATTTTCGGTTGCTTAGCCAGCGGGCGGTAGCGACTTTAATGCGTTATCATGAAACGAATTTGTTTTTGCGTGGCATTGTACCGCAACTTGGGTTAAAAACAAGTAAGCTATATTATCGGCGTAAGCCCCGTCTGGCTGGTGAATCAAAGTATCCATTTAAAAAGATGATGGCATTTGCCATTGATGGGATTACATCATTTTCGGTAGCGCCAATTAAAGCGATTATGACGCTCGGGTTGTTTGTCATCGGGATTAGTCTATTGATGTTAATTTACGCGACTGTACGTTTTTTTACAGGAAATGTGATTGATGGCTGGACCTCGTTAATGATGAGTTTATGGTTCTTAGGAGGTATTCAATTGATTGGCATAAGTATTATTGGGGAATACATCGGTAAGATCTTTGCGGAAGTTAAACACCGGCCACGCTATATTATCGAAACGGATGATTACAGTGCGGCTCAGCAACCCGCCTTATTTACGAAGCACCAACAGTACAATGACTAA